A genome region from Crossiella equi includes the following:
- a CDS encoding VTT domain-containing protein, with protein sequence MSWPLLSLFGVAVGSGVLPVFSVELYLVGLAAARPDLPWFWAGLVTGIGHVLGKLVHYYAARGVLDLPWVTRRLTSSTGRFARWFRHFQDTCAHRPWWSFSLVLLSASVGIPPYTVLVVVAGAGRLPLPVLLPAALLGRVARFCVLASGGTLLGTTLLGWHP encoded by the coding sequence GTGAGCTGGCCGCTGCTCAGCCTGTTCGGCGTCGCGGTCGGCAGCGGGGTGCTGCCGGTGTTCAGCGTGGAGCTGTACCTGGTCGGGCTGGCCGCTGCCCGGCCGGACCTGCCGTGGTTCTGGGCCGGGCTGGTCACCGGTATCGGGCACGTGCTCGGCAAGCTCGTGCACTACTACGCCGCCCGGGGCGTGCTGGACCTGCCGTGGGTCACGCGGCGGCTGACCAGTTCGACCGGGCGGTTCGCGCGGTGGTTCCGGCACTTCCAGGACACCTGCGCGCACCGGCCGTGGTGGAGCTTCTCCCTGGTGCTGCTCAGCGCCTCGGTGGGCATCCCGCCGTACACGGTGCTGGTGGTGGTGGCCGGGGCCGGACGGCTGCCGCTGCCGGTGCTGCTGCCCGCCGCGCTGCTCGGGCGGGTGGCCCGGTTCTGCGTGCTGGCCAGCGGCGGCACCCTGCTCGGCACCACGCTGCTGGGCTGGCACCCCTAG
- a CDS encoding helix-turn-helix domain-containing protein: MAQVQSPTVGRRRLGTELRQLREAAGLTHVQVAEALDCSQGKISKIETGRVPVRTLEVKAMAELYGAGEDKIEILLGLAKDSKQKGWWQSYGSGAVPPGFDTFLGLEAAASSLRTFASGLIPQLLQTKEYAFELLNAWSPVERTDVESSLALRLARQERLTGVSPLNLWAVVEESALRRLVVPADVMRQQLRHLLHLAYRANVTVQVLPNTSGAHPLIGDNVALLEFPEPVDPPVVFLENSAGWQGLKKAAEVRRYKLAMDHLTMAALSQKDSVAFIAKVADELV; the protein is encoded by the coding sequence GTGGCCCAGGTGCAAAGCCCGACCGTGGGGCGCCGCCGACTCGGCACCGAACTACGTCAGCTCCGCGAGGCCGCGGGGCTGACCCACGTCCAGGTGGCCGAGGCACTGGACTGCTCCCAGGGCAAGATCTCCAAGATCGAGACCGGCCGGGTGCCGGTCCGCACGCTTGAGGTCAAGGCCATGGCCGAGCTGTACGGCGCGGGCGAGGACAAGATCGAGATCCTGCTCGGCCTGGCCAAGGACTCCAAGCAGAAGGGCTGGTGGCAGTCCTACGGCTCCGGCGCCGTACCCCCCGGCTTCGACACCTTCCTGGGTCTGGAGGCCGCGGCCAGCTCGCTGCGCACCTTCGCAAGCGGCCTCATCCCGCAGCTGTTGCAGACCAAGGAATACGCTTTCGAGCTGCTCAACGCCTGGTCCCCGGTCGAGCGCACCGACGTGGAGAGCAGCCTGGCCCTGCGCCTGGCGCGGCAGGAGCGCCTCACCGGCGTGAGCCCGCTGAACCTGTGGGCCGTGGTCGAGGAGTCGGCGCTGCGCCGCCTGGTCGTGCCCGCCGACGTGATGCGCCAGCAGCTGCGCCACCTGCTGCACCTGGCCTACCGCGCCAACGTGACCGTCCAGGTGCTGCCCAACACCTCCGGTGCGCACCCGCTGATCGGCGACAACGTGGCTCTGCTGGAGTTCCCGGAACCGGTGGACCCGCCGGTGGTGTTCCTGGAGAACTCGGCCGGGTGGCAGGGTCTGAAGAAAGCCGCCGAGGTGCGCCGGTACAAGCTGGCCATGGACCACCTGACGATGGCCGCGCTGAGCCAGAAGGACTCGGTGGCCTTCATCGCGAAGGTGGCCGACGAGCTGGTCTAG
- a CDS encoding type II toxin-antitoxin system death-on-curing family toxin: protein MPDWTYLTPEQVITLAEQHGASPVRDLGQLEAALGAPAASAFGQDMHIEVAGKAAALMHSVVKVHHPFIDGNKRAGAASMLAFCYLNGFVPKISPSELVAITMLLAGGELDRDQLTEFLRTRMI from the coding sequence TTGCCCGACTGGACCTACCTGACGCCTGAGCAGGTCATCACCCTCGCGGAGCAGCACGGCGCCAGCCCGGTGCGCGACCTCGGCCAGCTCGAAGCGGCCCTCGGCGCACCGGCGGCCTCCGCGTTCGGCCAGGACATGCACATCGAGGTGGCCGGCAAGGCCGCCGCGCTGATGCACTCGGTCGTCAAGGTGCACCACCCGTTCATCGACGGCAACAAGCGCGCGGGCGCGGCCTCCATGCTGGCCTTCTGCTACCTGAACGGCTTCGTGCCCAAGATCAGCCCGTCCGAGCTGGTGGCCATCACCATGCTGCTGGCGGGCGGGGAGCTCGACCGTGACCAGCTCACCGAGTTCCTCCGCACCCGCATGATCTAG
- a CDS encoding TFIIB-type zinc ribbon-containing protein: MICPKCQDVMQTVDRTGVHIDVCQDCQGIFLDRGELERLVDAAIIYRQAAEAREAEQQATQAAPAPTGYYPEDTPVATQPPPYQPEPGYAPPPPPYGAPPVPPGYGYDPYGHDPRYHRRRKKKDILSELFDL; this comes from the coding sequence GTGATCTGCCCGAAGTGCCAGGACGTGATGCAGACGGTGGACCGCACCGGCGTGCACATCGACGTGTGCCAGGACTGCCAGGGCATCTTCCTGGACCGCGGTGAGCTGGAGCGGCTGGTCGACGCGGCGATCATCTACCGTCAGGCCGCCGAGGCGCGCGAGGCCGAGCAGCAGGCCACGCAGGCCGCCCCGGCGCCGACCGGCTACTACCCCGAGGACACCCCGGTCGCCACCCAGCCGCCGCCCTACCAGCCGGAACCGGGCTACGCCCCGCCCCCGCCGCCCTACGGCGCACCGCCGGTCCCACCGGGCTACGGCTACGACCCGTACGGGCACGACCCGCGCTACCACCGCCGCCGCAAGAAGAAGGACATCCTGTCCGAACTGTTCGACCTCTGA
- a CDS encoding fluoride efflux transporter FluC has product MTALLVALGAAVGAPLRYLVTRWAQRRFPDLPWGTLAVNTAGSLLLGVLAGAAVATPALALLGTGFCGALTTYSTFANETVQLPRPRAARYAVASVSAGLLAASAGFLLGTLSW; this is encoded by the coding sequence GTGACCGCGCTGCTGGTCGCGCTGGGCGCGGCGGTCGGCGCCCCGCTCCGCTACCTGGTCACCCGCTGGGCGCAACGGCGCTTCCCGGACCTGCCCTGGGGCACGCTGGCGGTGAACACCGCGGGCTCCCTGCTGCTGGGCGTGCTGGCGGGCGCGGCGGTGGCCACCCCGGCGCTGGCGCTGCTGGGCACGGGCTTCTGCGGCGCGCTGACCACGTACTCCACCTTCGCCAACGAGACGGTCCAGCTCCCCCGCCCCCGGGCCGCGCGCTATGCCGTCGCCAGCGTGTCGGCCGGACTTCTCGCCGCCTCCGCGGGCTTCCTGCTGGGTACCCTGAGCTGGTGA
- a CDS encoding fluoride efflux transporter FluC produces MRVLLLVSAGGVLGALARHGIGVLVPGPWPTVGINVLGCLLIGLLTARTAADSVLRPFLGTGVLGGFTTFSAYAVDAVRLVHDGRALEAALYLVGTLAAALLAVTAGRLLGERLAR; encoded by the coding sequence GTGCGTGTGCTGCTGCTCGTCTCCGCCGGTGGGGTGCTCGGCGCGCTGGCCAGGCACGGCATCGGCGTGCTGGTGCCGGGTCCGTGGCCGACGGTCGGGATCAACGTCCTGGGCTGCTTGCTGATCGGCCTGCTGACAGCCCGGACCGCCGCCGACTCGGTGCTGCGCCCGTTCCTGGGCACGGGCGTGCTGGGCGGCTTCACCACCTTTTCCGCCTACGCGGTGGACGCGGTCCGGCTGGTGCACGACGGCCGCGCGCTCGAGGCCGCGCTCTACCTCGTGGGCACGCTGGCCGCGGCCCTGCTCGCGGTGACCGCGGGCCGCCTGCTCGGCGAACGGCTCGCCCGGTGA
- a CDS encoding helix-turn-helix domain-containing protein, which translates to MSDTDESKAKSVNQVVADLGRDIGDYIRTQRANAQISLRQLAKAAGVSNPYLSQIERGLRKPSAEILQQIAKGLRISAEALYVQAGILEERSGGPVIDAVLADTDLNERQKQVLLDVYESFRRENAATTPPADSPTEE; encoded by the coding sequence ATGAGTGATACCGACGAGAGCAAGGCCAAGTCGGTCAACCAGGTGGTCGCTGATCTCGGCCGTGATATCGGGGACTACATCCGCACCCAGCGGGCGAACGCGCAGATCTCGTTGCGCCAGCTGGCAAAGGCCGCCGGTGTGTCCAACCCGTACCTCAGCCAGATCGAGCGCGGGCTGCGCAAGCCGAGCGCCGAGATCCTGCAGCAGATCGCCAAGGGGCTGCGGATCTCCGCCGAGGCGCTCTACGTCCAGGCCGGAATCCTGGAGGAGCGCTCTGGCGGGCCCGTCATCGACGCCGTGCTCGCCGACACCGACCTGAACGAGCGGCAGAAGCAAGTGCTGCTCGACGTGTACGAGTCGTTCCGGCGGGAGAACGCCGCCACGACCCCGCCAGCCGATTCACCCACCGAGGAGTGA